From the genome of Funiculus sociatus GB2-C1:
TCAAAGGAACCTAAGTGAGTTGTAGTAATCAGGGTCTGAAAGCGGTCTTGAATGGCATCTAGGAGTTGATTTTGACGATTTAGGTCTAGTTCAGCCAAAACGTCATCAAGTAGCAACAGCGGCGGTTCACCAACGACTTCTTCAATTAACTTTAGCTCTGCTAGTTTTAGGGCTAATACTAGCGTTCGCTGCTGACCTTGGGAGCCATAAACTCTTGCTGGTGTCTGGTTGATGGTAAATTCAACTTCGTCTCGGTGAGGGCCGACGAGAGTTGTACCTTGGTGCTGTTCGGCGATGCGACGCTGCTGGATTTTTTCTAAAAATGCCTGCTGCACTGCTTCGGGGTCGTCCTTCTCTAAACTGATATTGGGAGCATATTTCAATTCCAGCACCTCTGATCTACCGCTAATGCTAGAGTGCCAAGTTTGAGCGATAGGAGCCAATCGCGTCAGGACTCTGGCGCGTCGCCGCGTGACGCGGGAACCAGTTGTTACCAATTGGGCATCCCATAACGCTAGTTCTGAAGAGTTTTGAGTGTTAGGTGTTGAGTTGTGAGTTGAAGATTCGGACTCTTTTCTGAAAGCCTTGAGTAAGGCGTTGCGTTGCCGTAAAACTTGGTTATATTGCTGCAAGATGTGAGCGTAGACAGGTTCAAGCTGAGTCAGAATGGAATCTACCCAGTTGCGACGCATCTCTGGCGAACCTCGTACCAGATCCAAGTCTAGACTGGAGAACTGGACAGCATTGAGTACGCCGAGAAAGTCGAGTTGGCGGCGTAAGGTTTCGGAGTTGAGGGATACGGTGCGCCGCGCTTGAGTGCGTAGGGTTAAAGCTAGATCGACTGTGCCATTGGCGCGTTCTAGGGTAGCGGCAATTTTACCTTCTGCCGTTCCTTCGCAAACGAGATCGCGATCGCGCACGGCTCGATGACTCTTTAATGTTGCTAATAACTCCACCGCCTCCAGAAGATTAGATTTCCCTTGAGCGTTATTCCCCACCAAAATTGTCTTGGGTGCGTCGAAATCGACTAAGCACTCTCGGTAGTTGCGAAAGGAACGGAGGTGAAGGCTTTTGAGGTACATAAATAATGGAAGGATTGCTAATGGCTAATTGCTAATTGCTAGTTGTTTATCAGCAATTAGCCATCAGCTATCATTGTCTGCTTTTGTACCAGCGAATAAACAGCTTTTCCAGTTCCACCCAAACAAACATTAAAGAGCTGAATCCCAGGCAAATACCCAGTTCTTGCAGAGATAGTGGTGTCGTACCAAAGAAATTTTGCAGGAATGGGACGTAAAGCAGCATCAGCTGCAACGCCGTGGTAACACTCACCGCCCATAGCAAATAAGGGTTAGAGAAGGGGTTTAACTCTATTGTCAGCCTGGTGTTGGAACGAACTGCTAGAGCGTGTCCCATCTGAGCAAGACATAAAGTCGTAAACACCATCGTCTTCCAATTATCGGGAAAGTAACGGTATGCCACTACCATCAAAGCAATGGAGATAATGGCAAAGATAATCCCTATCCGGATCATGTAAGACCCCAGCCCCCGTGCAAAAATACTCTCGCGAGGATTCATGGGAGGACGGCGCATCACGTCTGGTTCTGCGGGTTCTACGGCGAGGGCGAGAGCTGGTAAACCATCGGTGACTAGGTTCATCCAGAGAATCTGTAATGGCGAGAGGGGAACGCCTCCCAAGCCCAGTAGGGGTGCAGCGGCAATGGTTAACACTTCACCAATGTTACTGCCCAGAATGTATTTGATAAAGCGGCGAATATTGCTATAAACTGTTCGCCCTTCTTCGGTAGCGGCGACTATGGTGGCGAAGTTGTCGTCTAGTAGTACCATGTCGCTTGCTTCTTTACTGACATCGGTGCCTGTGATGCCCATTGCGATGCCAATATCAGCTTGTTTGAGGGCTGGGGCATCGTTAACGCCGTCGCCAGTCATGGCGACGAATCTGCCGCGACGCTGGAGGGATTGGACGATGCGTAGTTTGTGTTCTGGGGCAACGCGGGCGTAGATGTTAACGTCGTCAACTTGTTGATCTAGTTCTTCTGGGCTAAACTTTTGCAGCTGTTGACCTGTGAGGACGCGATCGCCTACTTGTGCTATTCCCAAATCTTGAGCGATCGCTTGCGCTGTCAGCTGGTGGTCGCCAGTAATCATCATTGCTCGGATGCCAGCTTGTTTGCATTTGGCTACCGCATCCCGTACTTCTGGGCGGGGAGCATCCAGCATTCCCACCAAACCCAGCCATACTAATTTTTGTTCCTCTGTTTCTTCTGCTCCTTCCGGAGGAACGTTGTCCATAGGTTTGTAGGAAAAGCCCAGCACCCGCAAGCCAACGGATGCCATTTGGTTATTTTGCTCCAGAATCTGAGTGCGTTGCTCATCCCTCAAAGGCTCCTTCTCGTCGCCGATCTGAATATGAGTACAACGCTCCAGTATTAACTCTGGCGAACCCTTGGTAAACATTAAGTAAGGTGACTGGAAGTTCGCCTGTCCTTTGTCTCCTGCTCGGCAAATTACACTCATCCGCTTGCGTTCGGAGGAGAAGGGAAACTCTCTGACGCGGGGCATCTGCCGCAAGACAGGTTCTTTATCTACACCTCCCTTTCCGGCGAGGACAATCAGCGCCCCTTCGGTGGGGTCGCCCAGAATCGTCCATTGGTCTTTCTCGTGCTGTAACATGGCATCATTACAAAGCACGCAGCCAAGCATCAAGGTTTGCAGATCCGGATACTGTTCTACTGCTACCTGTTGATCGCCTAGATAAAATTCCCCGGTGGGGATATAACCTTCGCCAGCAACGCGGAAACTTTGGGAACCAGTTTCTACCCGTTGCACGACCATTTTATTTTGGGTGAGGGTGCCAGTTTTATCTGAGCAAATAGTCGTGACTGAACCCAGAGTTTCTACTGCTGGGAGTTTGCGAATTAGGGCGTGACGACGCACCATCCGCTGCGTTCCCAGTGCCAAAGTTACGGTGATTACAGCTGGCAAGCCTTCTGGAACCACAGCCACAGCCATCGACAGGGAAACTTCTACGAGTTCTTGCAAGACACCCCAATCCCAACGTCCTGAGCTGAAGCGGCTTTGGATCATGCCGCCTACGATCACTATGGCAACCAAGATCAGAGAACCACTCACCAGCACGTTACCCAACTGGGTCATCCGTTGTTGTAAGGGAGTGTCTTCGCTTTCGACGGATTGCAACATATCGGCAATTTTGCCGAGTTCCGTCTTCATTCCGGTTCCAGTGACAATTACTTTGCCTCGTCCCTGGACAACTTCGGTTCCCTGAAAGACTAAGTTAATGCGATCGCCTAAAGATGTTTCATCGCTCAAATGCACTGATGCTTGTTTGTTCACCGCGTGAGCTTCGCCAGTGAGCGCTGATTCCCGTATTTGCAGATTTGCCTCTTCAATCAGCCGCCCGTCTGCGGAAATCTGCACCCCAGCTTCCACTAGCATAATGTCCCCCGGCACCAGCGTCTTGCCTTCGACTTCCACTTGTCTGCCGTCGCGAATGATTCGCACTTTTGGGGAAGACAGCTTCTTCAAGGCTGCTAGAGCTTTCTCGGCACGGCTTTCCTGAAGATAGCCCAATATGCCGTTGAGAATTACAATCAACAAAATGGCAATTGTATCTTTGAAGGGGATTTCGCCTGCGGCTAACTTTCCGCCTCGTAAATCCACCAGGTCTAAAATCCCAGAAATCAGCGCCACTAGGATCAGCATCAACAACATGATGTTTTTGAACTGATCGAGCAAGATTTCCCAGGAACTCCTCCCGGCAGTTTCCTGTAGCTCATTGGGGCCGTACTGCTGCAACCGTTCTTGAGCTTCCACGGTGGTTAGACCAGATTCTGCGTCGCTAGAGAGCAGTTCCAGCGTTTTTTCAACTTCTAAGGTGTGCCAGGGTCTTGCCTGGTCGGGATTTGAATTTGAAGGGATAGATGGAGTCACGGGAAATGTGCTTTAAGACCTACTAGCTCTCAATCATAGGGCGTAAACCTGGTGATTGGATGCTACTTTAACTATGCACTATGAGTTAGCCAGGTACAAAAATCGATAAAGCTTGAGGAATCAGACGAAATTTTGCTGGCGTATAAGTGGTGATTTCTCCATCGGTATTGATTGGGCGACGCTTATTGGTGTATACCTCTATTTCCTGACTTTGAATAGTCCGCACGCCTGGTAAGTCTGCCTGTTGCCCTTGCTTCATTGCTGGTAACAAGGGGATTATTTCCCATGCGCGTTCAATTTCCAAGCTGTACAAATCCAGCCGCTGGTCGTTGATTGCTGCATCTTCAGCTATTTTCATGCCACCGCCATAATATTGCCCGTTACCTACAGCAATTTGAACTGTTTTTACCTTAATTGATTCCCCATTGCTGCGGATTTCTGCCAAAAAAGGACGCGATCGCCCCACTACTCGGATTGCTGTTACTGCGTATGCCAGAACTCCCCAGCGTTGCTTGATTTCTTTGGTCAGTTGCTTGGTAATTTGTACGCTTAAGCCTAAACTTGCAACATTAAAGAAGTGTTTACCATTGACCCAGCCTAAGTCAATTCGTTGTTGTGTCCCATTTGCAATCACCTGGCAAGCTTCATCTAAAGCTTCAGGAATTGCTAGGGTTCTCGCTAGGTCGTTGGCTGTTCCTAAGGGCAAGATACCCAAGGGGAGTTGCGTGTCAACTATACCGTCTACTGCTGCATTCAGGGTGCCATCGCCGCCACCGACGATCACTAAATCTACGCGATCGCTCCATCGTCGGATAATGTCTGGCAGTTGTTTGGGCTTTTCTGTAGACTCTTCTTGCAAATCAAAGCCTAGTTCTTTCAATTTGCTAAAAGCTTGAGATAAAGCCTCTTTTCCGCGCCGTGCGTGGCGATTAACCAGCAACAATGCTCGCCGATTCATGCCTAGTTTTCCATTAAGAGGTAATAATCTTCACAAAATTTTTGAAAGAATAAATCTACCTATAGTTAACTCCTTGGCTGATAATTCTTCTAAAGATATCGCTTTAGCACTTCGGCGGTAGCTTCTCCAGTTTTTGCCCAACTAAATTGGCTGGCTCTGGAGAGACTAGCATCAGATAGACGCGATCGCAATTCTGAATCCGTCGCTATTGCCTGCATCGCCTCAGCGATTTCCCCAACATTGTAAGGATTTACTAAAATTGCCGCATCGCCAGCGACTTCTGGCAACGATGAGATATTCGAGGTAATTACCGGGGTACCGCAAGCCATTGCTTCCAAAACTGGCAAGCCGAAGCCTTCCCATAGACTAGGAAAAACGAGGGCGATCGCTTGATTAATTAGCGTCGGCAACTGGGCAGAAGGAACGTATTCTAGGAATTTTACCCGATTTTTCAGCCCCAGCCGTTCCACTTGCTCCATTAAAATCGGCGTATAACGCTTATCCGCAGATCCAGCCAACCACAACTCGCGATCGCCACAATTATATAAAGTAGCAAAAGCCTCAATCAGCCGAGCCAGATTTTTGTAAGGATCGTAACGCCCTATATAAAGAAAATAATTGCTGGTTGGTAAATCAAGATAGCGAAAATGATTCGCATCATACGCCAAAAGAATTGGCGTAATTTTATCTTCGGGAATTTTATAAAAATTCGTAATATCCTGAGCAGTAGCCCTAGAGTTACAAATAATATGCTGTGCCTGCGCTAAAACTTGCGGAATGTAGTAACGAAAGTAGAGTCCCAGTGGGGAACCCC
Proteins encoded in this window:
- a CDS encoding cation-translocating P-type ATPase, with protein sequence MTPSIPSNSNPDQARPWHTLEVEKTLELLSSDAESGLTTVEAQERLQQYGPNELQETAGRSSWEILLDQFKNIMLLMLILVALISGILDLVDLRGGKLAAGEIPFKDTIAILLIVILNGILGYLQESRAEKALAALKKLSSPKVRIIRDGRQVEVEGKTLVPGDIMLVEAGVQISADGRLIEEANLQIRESALTGEAHAVNKQASVHLSDETSLGDRINLVFQGTEVVQGRGKVIVTGTGMKTELGKIADMLQSVESEDTPLQQRMTQLGNVLVSGSLILVAIVIVGGMIQSRFSSGRWDWGVLQELVEVSLSMAVAVVPEGLPAVITVTLALGTQRMVRRHALIRKLPAVETLGSVTTICSDKTGTLTQNKMVVQRVETGSQSFRVAGEGYIPTGEFYLGDQQVAVEQYPDLQTLMLGCVLCNDAMLQHEKDQWTILGDPTEGALIVLAGKGGVDKEPVLRQMPRVREFPFSSERKRMSVICRAGDKGQANFQSPYLMFTKGSPELILERCTHIQIGDEKEPLRDEQRTQILEQNNQMASVGLRVLGFSYKPMDNVPPEGAEETEEQKLVWLGLVGMLDAPRPEVRDAVAKCKQAGIRAMMITGDHQLTAQAIAQDLGIAQVGDRVLTGQQLQKFSPEELDQQVDDVNIYARVAPEHKLRIVQSLQRRGRFVAMTGDGVNDAPALKQADIGIAMGITGTDVSKEASDMVLLDDNFATIVAATEEGRTVYSNIRRFIKYILGSNIGEVLTIAAAPLLGLGGVPLSPLQILWMNLVTDGLPALALAVEPAEPDVMRRPPMNPRESIFARGLGSYMIRIGIIFAIISIALMVVAYRYFPDNWKTMVFTTLCLAQMGHALAVRSNTRLTIELNPFSNPYLLWAVSVTTALQLMLLYVPFLQNFFGTTPLSLQELGICLGFSSLMFVWVELEKLFIRWYKSRQ
- a CDS encoding glycosyltransferase family 4 protein, with product MSNQLLINLSFLFSKPTGIATYAANIFSHLQHLDPTLLIANNILNNGDAEPTLVSSQLEPGNQEGVWKSNYSCYPVPPNLTPEQGTKGHFNRILWTQLQLPRIYKKLNSSLLFSPLPEAPLFSGCRSVVMVHDLIPVRFPKRGSPLGLYFRYYIPQVLAQAQHIICNSRATAQDITNFYKIPEDKITPILLAYDANHFRYLDLPTSNYFLYIGRYDPYKNLARLIEAFATLYNCGDRELWLAGSADKRYTPILMEQVERLGLKNRVKFLEYVPSAQLPTLINQAIALVFPSLWEGFGLPVLEAMACGTPVITSNISSLPEVAGDAAILVNPYNVGEIAEAMQAIATDSELRSRLSDASLSRASQFSWAKTGEATAEVLKRYL
- a CDS encoding lipid kinase, which encodes MNRRALLLVNRHARRGKEALSQAFSKLKELGFDLQEESTEKPKQLPDIIRRWSDRVDLVIVGGGDGTLNAAVDGIVDTQLPLGILPLGTANDLARTLAIPEALDEACQVIANGTQQRIDLGWVNGKHFFNVASLGLSVQITKQLTKEIKQRWGVLAYAVTAIRVVGRSRPFLAEIRSNGESIKVKTVQIAVGNGQYYGGGMKIAEDAAINDQRLDLYSLEIERAWEIIPLLPAMKQGQQADLPGVRTIQSQEIEVYTNKRRPINTDGEITTYTPAKFRLIPQALSIFVPG
- the recF gene encoding DNA replication/repair protein RecF (All proteins in this family for which functions are known are DNA-binding proteins that assist the filamentation of RecA onto DNA for the initiation of recombination or recombinational repair.), giving the protein MYLKSLHLRSFRNYRECLVDFDAPKTILVGNNAQGKSNLLEAVELLATLKSHRAVRDRDLVCEGTAEGKIAATLERANGTVDLALTLRTQARRTVSLNSETLRRQLDFLGVLNAVQFSSLDLDLVRGSPEMRRNWVDSILTQLEPVYAHILQQYNQVLRQRNALLKAFRKESESSTHNSTPNTQNSSELALWDAQLVTTGSRVTRRRARVLTRLAPIAQTWHSSISGRSEVLELKYAPNISLEKDDPEAVQQAFLEKIQQRRIAEQHQGTTLVGPHRDEVEFTINQTPARVYGSQGQQRTLVLALKLAELKLIEEVVGEPPLLLLDDVLAELDLNRQNQLLDAIQDRFQTLITTTHLGSFDAQWLDSSQILCVEAGQIKR